The following DNA comes from Marichromatium purpuratum 984.
GGCATCCATCGCGACTATCTCGAAGCCGGCGCCGACATCATCGAGACCAACACCTTCAACGCCACCTCGGTGGCGATGGCCGACTACGGCATGGAGGCGCTCGCCCGCGAGATCAACGTCGAGGCGGCGCGACTGGCCCGCGTCGCCGCCGATGCCTGTTCCACCCCGGAGCGGCCGCGTTTCGTCGCCGGGGTGCTCGGCCCGACCAATCGCACCGCCTCGATCTCGCCCGACGTCAACGATCCGGGCAAGCGCAACATCGACTTCGACACCCTGGTGGCAGCCTATGCCGAGTCCACCCGCGGGCTGATCGAGGGTGGGGCGGACCTGATCCTGATCGAGACCATCTTCGACACCCTTAACGCCAAGGCCGCGGTGTTCGCCGTGCGCCAGGTGTTCGACGAGGACGGGGTGGAGCGGCCGATCATGCTCTCGGGCACCATCACCGACCAGTCCGGGCGCACCCTTACCGGCCAGACCACCGAGGCCTTCTACAACTCGCTGCGTCATGCCGAGCCGCTCTCGGTCGGGCTCAACTGCGCGCTCGGCCCGAGCGAGCTGCGTCCCTATGTCGAGGAGCTCTCCCGCATCGCCGAGTGTCATGTCTCGGCCCACCCCAACGCCGGACTGCCCAACGAACTCGGCGGCTACGACCTCGACCCCGAGACCATGGCCGGGCAGGTCTCGGAGTGGGCGCGCAGTGGCTTCCTCAACATCGTCGGCGGCTGCTGCGGCACCACCCCGGACCACATCCGCGCGATCGCCGCGGCGGTTGCCGAGGTCTCGCCGCGACAGCGCCCCGAGATCGCTCCGGCCTGTCGGCTCTCCGGGCTCGAACCGCTCAACATCGGCGCCGACGCCTTGTTCGTCAACGTCGGCGAGCGGACCAATGTCACCGGCTCGGCGCGCTTCCGTCGGCTGATCAAGGAAGAGGATTACGACACCGCACTGAGCGTGGCGCTCGAGCAGGTCGAGAACGGCGCCCAGGTGATCGACGTCAACATGGACGAGGGGCTGCTCGACGCCGTTGCGGCGATGCGCCGTTTCCTCAACCTGGTCGCCGCCGAGCCCGAGATCGCCCGGGTGCCGGTGATGGTCGACTCCTCCAAGTGGGAGGTGATCGAGACCGGGCTGAAGTGTGTCCAGGGCAAGCCGATCGTCAACTCGATCTCGCTCAAGGAGGGTGAGGAGAAGTTCCTCCACCAGGCGCGGCTGTGTCGGCGCTACGGCGCGGCGGTGATCGTGATGGCCTTCGACGAGGTCGGTCAGGCCGATACCCGCGCGCGCAAGGTCGAGATCTGTACCCGTGCCTATCGGCTGCTCACCGAGCAGGTCGGTTTCCCACCCGAGGACATCATCTTCGACCCCAACATCTTCGCCGTCGCCACCGGCATCGAGGAGCACGACAACTACGCCGTCGACTTCATCGAGGCGGTCGCCGAGATCAAGCGCACCCTGCCGCACGCCAAGATCTCCGGGGGCGTGTCCAACGTCTCCTTCTCCTTCCGTGGCAACAACCCGGTGCGCGAGGCGATCCACGCCGTCTTCCTCTACCACGCCATCCGCGCCGGGATGGACATGGGCATCGTCAACGCCGGTCAGCTGGCGATCTACGACGACCTGCCCGAGGCGCTGCGCGAGGCGGTCGAGGATGTCGTGCTCAACCGCGGTGCCGAGGCCACCGAGCGACTGCTCGACATCGCCCCCGAGTATCAGGCCGGCGGCGGTGGCAACGGCGAGTCGCGCCAGCAGGATCAGGAGTGGCGTAGCTGGCCGGTGGAGAAGCGCCTGGAGCATGCCCTGGTCAAGGGCATCACCGAGTACATCGATGAGGACACCGAGGCGGCGCGTCAGGCCCTGGGGCGCCCGCTGCACGTCATCGAGGGACCGCTGATGGCGGGCATGAACCATGTCGGCGACCTGTTCGGCGCCGGCAAGATGTTCCTGCCGCAGGTGGTCAAGTCGGCGCGAGTGATGAAGAAGGCCGTGGCCTATCTGTTCCCCTTCCTCGAGGCCGAGCGCGCCGCCTCCGGCAGCGAGCAGCAGAACAACGGTCGCATCCTGATGGCCACCGTCAAGGGCGATGTGCACGACATCGGCAAGAACATCGTCGGCGTGGTGCTGCAGTGCAACAACTACGAGGTGATCGACATCGGCGTCATGGTGCCGGCCGAGACCATCCTCCAGCGCGCCCGCGAGGAGCAGGTCGATATCATCGGGCTGTCGGGGCTGATCACCCCCTCGCTCGACGAGATGGTGCACGTGGCCAAGGAACTGGAGCGCCAGGGCATGGAGATGCCGCTGCTGATCGGCGGCGCGACCACCTCCAAGCTCCATACCGCGATCAAGATCGCCCCGCAGCGCGAGGCCCCGGTGATCTATGTCCCCGATGCCTCGCGCGCCGTCGGTGTCGCCTCCAACCTGCTCAGCGAGGGGCAGCGCGCCGGCTATGTCACCGGTATCCGCGAGGAATACGCCAAGGTGCGCGCCGATCGCGAGGGCAAGCGCACGGTGCGCAAGGCGATGCCGATCGATGCGGCGCGGGCCAACCGGCCGGTGTTCGACTGGGCGGACTACCAGCCGCCGCGCCCGGCGCTGCTCGATCCCGACTTCGTCGTCCCCGAGGGGATCGATCTGCGCCTGGAGCGGGTCGGCGACGGGGTGATCGCGGTGATCGAGGACTATCCGCTCGACGATCTGGTCGGCTGCATCGACTGGACGCCCTTCTTCAAGGCCTGGGAGCTGGCGGGCAAGTTCCCGGCGATCCTCGAGGACGAGATCGTCGGCAAGGAAGCCAGCGAACTCTATGCCGAGGCGCTGCCCTTCCTCGACCGTCTGGTGCGCGAGCGCTGGCTGCGCGCGCGCTGCGTCTTTGGCTTGTTCCCGGCCAACGCCTGGGGCGAGGACGACATCGCGCTCTATACCGACGAGACCCGCGCCGAGCCGCAGGTGGTGCTCCATCACCTGCGCCAGCAGATGCTGCGCGCCCAGGACGGCACCCAGCCCAACCTCTGCCTGAGCGACTATCTGGCCCCGCGCGACTCGGGCCGGGCCGACTATCTCGGCGCCTTCGCCGTCTCCACCGGGCACGGTATCGACGCGCATCTCGAACGCTTCGAGGCCGATCACGACGACTACAGCGCGATCATGCTCAAGGCGTTGGCCGACCGTCTCGCCGAGGCCTTCGCCGAGCGGCTGCACCAGCTGATGCGCACCCGCTTCTGGGGCTATGCGCCGGACGAGGCCCTCGACAACGACGCGCTGATCGCCGAGCGCTACCGCGGCATCCGCCCGGCACCGGGCTACGCCGCCTGCCCCGATCACACCGAGAAGGGCACCCTGTGGCAGCTGCTCGAACCCGAGCGGCGCATCGATCTCAGCCTCACCGAGAATTATGCGATGTGGCCGACGGCGGCGGTCTCGGGCTGGTATCTCTCGCACCCCGAGTCGCGCTATTTCGGTATCGGCCGGGTGCAGAAGGATCAGGTCGAGGACTATGCCGCGCGCAAGGGCATGACGCTCGCGGAGGCCGAGCGTTGGCTCTCGCCGGTGCTGGGCTACGATGCCTGAGATGCGTCCCGATCACCCCATCGAGCCGCGTACCGGCGCCATCCTGGTAACCGGTCCGGCGCGCAGCGGCAAGAGCGAGTGGGCCGAGCGTCTGGCGCGTGACTCCGGGCTGACGGTGGTCTATGTCGCCACCGCCGCGCTCGACCCCGAAGACGCCGAGTGGTGCGCGCGTATCGAGGCGCACCGCGTGCGTCGCCCGGCCGAGTGGCTGACCTGTGAGGCGCCGAGCGCGCTGGTCGCGGCGCTGGCCGAGCACGACCGCACCGGTCACTGTCTGTTGGTCGACTCGCTCGGCACCTGGGTGGCCAACTGGCTGGAGGCCGCCGAGGTCGAGTGGGCGGCCGAGGTCGAGCGTCTGCTCGAGCAGCTCGGGCGTACCCGTGCGCCGGTGATCCTGGTCGCCGAGGAGACCGGCTGGGGCGTGATCCCGGCCCACCCGCAGGGGCGGCTGTTTCGCGACCGGCTCGGCGCCCTGACCCGACGGCTGGGGCCGCGCTGCGCGGCGAGCTATCTGGTCAGCGCCGGGCATGCCGTCGATCTGTCCCGACTCGGCATCCCCATCGACTGATCCGCCGATGTCCAGGTTCGCTTCTCGCGTGCGCCACATCTGGGTCTGGTGCCTGCCGCTGGTCGTGCTGTGCTGGCACCCGTCGCTGGTCGCCGCGCCCGCGCCGAGCGTGGCCAGCACCAATCTCTGCGCCGACCTGCTGTTGCTGGCCGTCGCCGATCCCCGACAGATCCGCTCGGTCTCGGTACAGAGCCAGCGGCCCGGCTTGCCGCGCGCGGCGCTCGCCGAGCGTTATCCCGGTAACCGGGGGCGCGTCGAGGAGCTGCTCCATCTCAAGCCCGACGTCGCCCTGGTCTACAGTGGCTGGGGCGGGCGGCGCCACGCCGGGCTGCTCGCCGAGCGCGGGGTACGGCTGATCGAGCTGCCCTATCCGCGCGACTGGGACGACAGCCTGGAGACGGCGCGCACGGTGGCCGCCACGATCGGGCGTGCCGCGGCCGGGGCCGCGCTGGCTGTCGAGGCGCGCGGGCGGATGCGCGCGCTCGCCGGGCGGCTCGCCGGGCGGCGCGCGCTCTATCTGCGCCCGAGCGGCGGCAGCGCCGGGGCCGGGACCTATGTCGACGGGCTGATGCGTCATCTCGGGCTGGTCAACCTCGCTGCCGAGGCCGGGCATCGCGGCTGGGGTCGCTTCCCGCTGGAGCGGCTGGTGAGCGATCCGCCGGACCTCTTCCTGCTCGGCTACTTCGACCGCCGCCAGCCGCCGAGCGCCTCGACCTATGCCCGTCACCCGCTGTTTCGCGAGCAGCTCGCGCGCATCCCCGCGGTGCGGGTGCCGGGCGATGCCTGGGGCTGCGGCGGGCTGGAGCTGGTCGCGGCGGCCGAGGCCATCGTCGCCGCGGTCGAGGCGCTGCCGTCGAGCGTCGGGGGAGGGCGGTGATGCGCCGGCTGTTCGTGCCCTGGTCGCTGAATCTCGCGCTGCTCGTGGCGCTCGCGCTCGCCAGCCTGCTCTCGCTCGGGCTCGGCGCCGCGCCGCTCACGCCGGGCGAGGTGCTCGCCGGGTTGCTCGGCACCGGCAGTACCGAACAACAGCTGATCGTGCAGCAGATCCGGCTGCCGCGGGTGGTGCTGGCCTGGCTGGTCGGCGCCGCGTTGGGGGCCAGCGGTGCGGCGCTGCAGGGGCTGTTGCGTAATCCCCTGGCCGAACCGGGGCTGCTGGGGATCTCGGCGAGCGCCGGGCTCGGTGCCGTGCTCACCCTGCATTTCGGTCTCACCGCCATCAGCCTGTGGTTGTTGCCGGGGGCGGCGATGCTGTTCGCGCTGCTCGCCACCCTGGCGCTCTATCTGCTCACCCGGCGCGGGACCGGCAACCTGACGCTGATCCTCGCCGGGGTGGCGCTCTCGGCGCTCGCCGGGGCGCTGACCTCGCTGGCGCTCAATCTTGCGCCCAATCCGGCGAGCGTCCAGGACATCGTGCTCTGGCTGCTCGGCTCGATCAGCGATCGCAGCTTCGACGACGTGCTGCTGGCGCTGCCCTTCGTGGTGGTGGGGCTCATGCTGCTGCTGGCCACCGCGCCGGCGCTGGAGGTGCTCGCCCTCGGCGAGGCCGAGGCGGCGAGCCTGGGGGTCGACCTGGCACGGTTGCGCGGGCTGATCGTGCTCGGTGCGGCCCTGGCGGTGGGTTCGACCGTGGCGGTGAGCGGTACCATCGGCTTCGTCGGCCTGGTGGTGCCGCACCTGCTGCGTCGGTTGGTGCATCACCGTCCCGGCGCCTTGCTGGTGCCGAGCGCGCTCGGTGGTGCGCTGCTGGTGCTGGTCGCCGACATTGCGCTGCGTCTGCTCGACACCCCGCGCGAGCTGATGCTCGGGGTGGTCACCGCGCTGGTCGGCGCGCCCTTCTTCCTGGTGCTGGTGCTGCGCTCGCGCGGGGCGCCGGGATGAGCCTGCTGACGGTGGAGGGACTGGAGGTCCGGATCGGTGGGCGGGTGCTGCTGCGCGAGGTCGCGTTCGCGCTGGAGGCCGGCGAGCTGCTCGGTGTGGTCGGTCCCAACGGCTCGGGCAAGAGCACGCTGGTCAAGGCGATCGCCCAGCTGCTGCCCCATCGCGGCGCGGTGCGCCTCGACGGTGACTCGCTGGCGCGGCTGTCGCCCCGTCAGCGAGCGCGGCGTCTGGCCTATCTCGGTCAGGACGACGGGGTGCGCTGGCCGATTTCGGTGGCCGATCTGGTCGCACTCGGGCGCCATCCCTGGCAGTCCGGCGGCTGGGGCGGCGCCTCGGCGCGCGCCGCGCGTGATCGCGAGGCGGTCGAGCGCGCGCTCCTCGCCGCCGAGGTCGAAGCGCTGCGCACGCGTCGGCTCGACACCCTCTCCGGCGGCGAGCGCGCGCGCGCGCGGCTGGCGCGCGCGCTCGCCGTCGAGGCCCCGCTGCTGCTCGCCGATGAGCCGATCGCCGCCGCTGATCCGCGTCATCAGCTGCGCATCATGGAGTTGCTGCGCGCGCACTGCGCGCGTGGCGCCGGGGTGGTGCTGGTGCTCCACGACCTCACCCTGGCCAGCCGTTTCTGCGACCGTTTGCTGCTGCTCCACGAGGGGCGGGTGCTGGCGCGGGGGCGACCCGAACAGGTGCTCGATGCGGCCAGTCTGTGCGCCGCCTATGGCATCGAGGTCCTGTCCGGCCACCACCGGGGCGAGCCCTACCTGATCCCCTGGCGCTGTATCGACGATCACTGAGCCGCCGTCGCGGCGGGAGTCCGACATGTCCATCCGTATCCAACCGCTGGCCCTGGCCGTGCTGTTCTCGATCCTCTCGCTGGGGGCGGTCGCGGACGATCGGCTCCGCATCCTCCATATCAACGATCATCACTCCCATCTCGATCCCGAGCCGGGCGAACTGGATCTCGCCGGACTCGACGAGGTCGAGGTCGAGATCGGCGGATTGGCGCGGGTGGCGGCGCTGATCGCGCGTGCCCGTGGCGCCGATCCCGAGGTGCTGGTGTTGCATGCCGGCGATGCCATCACCGGTACGCCCTATCACAGTCTGTTCGACGGCGAGGCCGATGCCGCGGCGATGCGTGAGATCTGTTTCGACGCCTTCGCCCTCGGCAACCACGAGTTCGACGGCGGCGATGCCGGGCTCGCCCACTTTCTGCGCGCGCTCAACCCGTCGGACGGTGCGGGTTGCCGCACTCCGGTGTTGGCGGCCAACGTGGTGCCCGCGTCCGGCACGCCGCTGGCACCGCGCGGTGAGGCACCGCTGATCGACTCGCACGTGGTGCTCGAGCGCGGTGGCGCGCGGATCGGTATCGTCGGACTCGACATCGCCGGCAAGACCCGGCGCTCGTCGAGTCCGCTGCCGAGCACCCGTTTCCTCGACGAGCGCGAGACGGCGCAACGCGAGATCGACGCGCTCACCGCCCAGGGGGTCGAGCACATCGTGCTGCTGACCCACTACCAATACGCCAACGACCTGGCGCTGGCGCGTGCGCTGCGCGGGGTCGACGTGATCGTCGGTGGCGATTCGCACAGCCTGCTCGGCGACGGCTTCGCACCCCTCGGATTGAATCCGGTCGGTCCCTATCCGAGCCGGGTGCATGACCTTGACGGCAATCCGGTGTGCGTGGTCCAGGCCTGGCAGTACGCCACCCTGGTCGGCGAGCTGGAGGTGGTGTTCGATACCGCAGGTCGGGTGCGCGAGTGCGCCGGAACCCCGCGCCTGCTGCTCGGCGACACCTTCACCCTGGACGGCGCGCCGCTCGACCCCGAGGTCGAGGCGCAGGTGCGGGCGCAGATTGCGCGTACCCCGGAGCTGGAATCGATCGCGCCCGATCCGGCGGTGGCGGCGGTGATCGCCCGCTATGCCGATCAGGTGGCGACGCTCGGCGCTCAGGTAGTCGGCGAGGTGAGCGCGGATCTCTGCTTCGAGCGCATCCCCGGCGAGGGGCAGAGCGCGCGCTGCGATCGGCGCGCCACCCGGGTCCACGGCGGCGACATCCAGCAGCTGGTCGCCCACGCCTATCTGGCACGTGGCGCGCGGGCCGATGTCGCGCTGCTCAACGCCGGGGCGGTGCGTGTCGACCTGCCCGCCGGGCCGGTCACCCTGGCCGATGTCTATCGGTTGTTGCCCTTCGGCAACACTCTGGTCGAGCTGGCGTTGAGCGGGGCCGAGCTGCGCGCGTTGCTCGAAGGGGCGCTGGCGAGCTTCCTCGACGGCCCCGGGTCGAATGGTGCCTACCCCTATGCGGCCAATCTGCGCTGGACCCTGGATCTCTCGCGCCCGGCCGGCGAGCGGCTCTCGGCGCTGAGCTTTCGGCGGCGCGGCGAGACCCACTGGCGCCCCCTGGGCGACGACGACCGACTGAGCCTGATCACCAACAGCTTCCTCGCCGCCGGTCGCGACGGCTACGACGGTCTTGCCGCCATCGTCGGGCACGACATCGGCACCACCGACGCCCAGGTCTTCATCGAGTACCTGCAGCGCGACCTCGGTGGTGCGGCCCCGGGCGCGGCGCTGCTCGCCGTGCCGCCCCGGGTGAGCCCGCTGCCCTGCACCGAGTACAGCACCCAGCGGCTGATCGGGCGCGACGGCGACGAGCGTCGTGCGGACCCCGAGGTGCCCGCGCTGTGCACGAGCGCGGGCTGAGTCGGCTCAGTCGGCGCAGACGGCGATCGCCAGGGTAAAGGCCTTGCCGCCGGGGTCGCGGTGGACCTGGCGGGGGAGCAGCACCCGACCGTCGCCTGCCGCGAGCGTCGCCGCGGCCTCGGCGACGCTCGGCGTGGCGACCGCCGTGGCGACCCGCGCCGAACCGCCCGGCACCTCGACCTCGGCCAGCCGCGCGGCCGCGAAGCCCTGCAGCGGCCAGCTGCGCGCGGTGGCGAGTGCGCGCAGCGCGGGCTCGGCGCACTTGTGATCGAGGCTGGCGATGGCGCGCACCTCGATCGCGCCGAGTGGCCCGAGCGCGGCGTCGATGGCAGACTCCAGGCTCGCGCGCGCCACGCCGCGCTGGAAACCCACCCCGATCGTGATCGCCCGTCCGGATTCAGCCATGTCGAACGCCCCCGTCCACCACTGTCCCGCACTCTTCCTCAGCGCCTGCTCCTCGGGGCAGGGCAAGACCACCCTGGTCGCCGCGCTGGCGCGTCATCATCGTCGTCAGGGTCGGCGGGTGCGGGTGTTCAAGATCGGACCGGACTTCCTCGACCCGATGATCCACGCCCGCGCCAGCGGCGCCGAGGTCGAGCCGCTCGATCTGTGGATGGTCGGCGAGACGGCCTGCAAGGCCAAGCTCCATGCCGCCGCCGGCGCCTCCGACCTGATCCTGGTCGAGGGCGCGATGGGGCTGTTCGACGGCACCCCCTCGGGCGCCGATCTGGCCGCGTGCTTCGGGCTGCCGGTGGCGGCGCTGATCGATGCTCGCGGCATGGGCCAGACCTTCGGCGCGCTGGCGCTGGGGCTGGCGAGTTACCGCCCCGGGCTGCGCTTTGCCGGGGTCGCGGCCAACCAGGTCGCCAGCGCCCGTCACGCCGAGATGATCGCCGCCGGGATGCCCGCGACCGTGCCCTTCCTCGGCGCGCTGCCGCGGCTGGCCGAGGCGGCGCTGCCGAGCCGTCACCTGGGACTGGTGCAGGCCGCCGAGATCGCCGATCTCGAACGCCGTCTCGACGCCGCCGCCGAGCGGATCGCCGACAGCGCTCTGGCGCGCCTGCCCGAGCCGGTCGCCTTCCACGCCCCGGCGGCGCTCGAGCCGCCGCCCCGGCTGCTCGCTGGACGCCGGATCGCGGTGGCGCGCGATGCGGCCTTCTCCTTCCTCTATGCCGACAACCTGCGCCTGCTGGAGGCGCTGGGCGCCGAGCTGGTTTTCTTCTCGCCGCTGGCCGATGCTGGGGTGGAGGCCGATGCCGTCTATCTGCCCGGCGGCTACCCGGAGCTGCACCTCGACCGGCTCGCCGCCAATCAGGCCATGCACCGGGCGCTGCGCGCCCATGTCGAGGCCGGGAGGCCGCTCTACGCCGAGTGCGGCGGCATGCTCTATCTGCTCGAGCGGTTGGTCGGCAAGGACGGTGACGCCGCTCGGCTCGCCGCGCTGTTGCCGGGCGAGGGGCGGATGCAGCAGCGTCTTGCCGGGTTGGGAATGCAGGCGCTCGGCGGGCTGCGCGGTCATAGCTTCCATCACTCGACGATGCAGGGCGCGCCTGCGCCCGCGGCCTTCGGCACGCGTCAGCGCGACGGCGCCGAGGGCGAGCCCTTCTATCGTCACGGTTCGATCCGCGCGAGCTACCTGCATCTCTATTTCCCTTCCTCACCGCGCGAGGCCGCCGCGCTCTTCCTCCCCGATGCGGGCGGTGCGGCGGGCGTGATGGCGCCGTAGCTGACCCGGTCGCGGCCCTCGCGCTTGCTGTGATAGAGCGCGCGATCGACGGCCTCGATCAGGTCGTACTTGTCGAACGCGTCGGTCTGCCCCTCGGTGCTGATGACGCCGAGGCTGATGGTGATGTGCAGGCTGTCGCCGGGGATCGGGAACGTGCTCCGGGCGATGTGTCGGCGCAACCGCTCGGCGAGCGTCATCGCCTGGGTCCGTCCGGTTTCGGGGAGGATGATCAGGAACTCCTCGCCGCCGTAGCGCGCGAGCTGGTCGGTCTGGCGGATCGTCTCGCGGCAGCGTTGGGTGAGGATGCGCAGCACCTGGTCGCCGGCCTGGTGGCCATGACGGTCGTTGACCTGCTTGAAATGATCGATGTCGAGCAGGATCAGCGACAGTGGCCGGCCGTAGCGCGTGGTGCGCGCCAGCTCGGCATCGAGCAGCTCCTGCATGTAGGCGTGGTTGTGGGCGCCGGTGAGCCCGTCGCAGCGCGAGCGGGCGAGCAGCGCCTTCTGTTCGAGCAGTGCGGCGATGATCGGGCGCAGGGTGATGACGGTGAGCAGATAGATCGCCGCCGTCGAGGCCAGGACGGCGAACAGCAGCGGCAGGGTCTGGCGCTCGAGCGGGCGGGCGTGTTCGGCGTCGTCGACGATCAGGAAGAGTTGCCAGCGCGGTTCGTCCTCGAGCCTGCGTTGCGCGATGCTGAAGCCCGATGGCATGACGGAGGTCTGCAGATACTGGGTCAGTGCCTTGTGCATGTGCGAGTCGATCGGGCGGTTGGGCCAGTAACCGTCGAGGCCCTCATCGTCGAGCACCAGCGCAAGCTCCAGTCCCGCGCGACTCTGACGTTCGACCGCCTCGTGCAGGGGGTGGTCGAACATCACCAGTAGGTCGAAGCCGATGTGTCGTCCGCCACGATCGTGCAGGGGGGAGCAGTAATAGACCCGACGCGCGTCGGGCTCGATCATGACCAGTCGTATCGACTCGACCGGGTACGTGGTGCAGAGACGGTCGTATGCGCTAGGGATCTGTCTGCCCGCGCTGTAGAGACGGCTGCCGTCGGGCGCGTAGCGCACTACCGAGATCAGGCCCTCGTGAGCGGTGATGGCGTCGGCGAGCTTGGGGCGGCTGAACTCGGCCAGGGTCTGGCGATCGATCTCGCCGCGCAGATAGGCCACTTGGCGATTGCGGATGGCGCTGCGACTGGCGACCTGAAGGGCGATGTTGCGCTGGTCGTCGAGGATGGTGCGGATCAGCGCGCTGCTCTCGCTGAGCTGGAAGTCGACGCGCTCGTCGTGGGTACGTTCCAGATGCTTGATCAGCGGAAGCATTCCCAGCAGATAGAAGCTTGCCACCAACAAGAGTACGGCGAGTCCGAGTAGGGCATAGATGTTGTTGATGTTCTGGCGGTGTCGCATCTCGGACTTCGATTCTTGCTGACATCCGTGTGCGGTGTCTTGCTCGGGCGGGGTCAGGGCCCTGGTTTGGTTGCGCTCAGCAGGGTCACCGGCATCGCCGTGCGCCAGCCGTCGAAGGCGCCGAGCGGGCTGGCGTGGGCCACCGAGATCCGCGTCAGCTCGCCGCCGATGCGCCCGCGCAGTTCGACCAGGAAGGCCTCGCTCTGCAGCGTGACAGCATTGGCCACCAGACGTCCGCCGGGCTTGAGCGCCGCCCAGCAGCACTCGGCGACCCCGGCGCGGGTCAGTCCGCCGCCGATGAAGATTGCATCCGGCGCCGCCAACCCGTCGAGCGCCTCGGGTGCGCGTCCGGCCACTAGCATCAGGTCAGGCACCCCGAGCGCATCGCGGTTGGCGGCGATCAGCGCCTGCCGCCCGGCGTCGGCCTCGATGGCGATGGCGCGTGCCCTCGGCTCGGCGCGCAGCCACTCGATGCCGATCGAGCCGCTGCCGGCGCCGACGTCCCACAGCAGCTCGCCGGGCAGCGGTGCGAGCCGCGCCAGGGTGGCCGCGCGCACGTCGCGCTTGGTGAGCTGGCCGTCGTTGGCGAAGGCCGCGTCTGGCAGCGCGCCGCGGCGCGAGTACGACCGACGGCCGGCGTCGGCACGGCACTCCAGTGCGATCAGGTTGAGTCGTGCGCACTGCCCGACCGACCAGTCGGCAGCGTGCCCCCGCAGGCTGCGCTCGGCCGGACCACCGAGGTGCTCGAACACCGTCAGCCGGCTCTCGCCATAGCCACGCGCCACCAGTTCGGCGGCGAGCGCGGCCGGGGTGGCGCCGTCGGCCGAGAGCACCAGCAGCCGTGCGCCCGGGGCGAGGTGCAGGTTGACCCGGGCGAGCGGACGACCGTGTGCGGGCACCACGGTGATCTCGTGCAGCGCCCAGCCGAGCCGGGCGGCGGCGAGCGAGACCGAGGAGGGTGCCGGCAGCACCCGCAGCGCGGCGGCGCCGAAGCGTGCCGCGAGGCTCGAACCCGCACCGTAGAACATGGGGTCGCCGCTGGCGAGCACGCAGACCGCTCGTCCGTGCAGCGCCTCGAGCTGGGGGTAGGCGTCGCTGAAGGGGCTGGGCCAGGGGCGCAGTTCCTGCTCCGATCGTGGCTCGATCAGGTCGAGATGACGCGCGCCGCCGAAGATCACCTCGGCCCCGGCGATCGCCGCGCGTGCCGCCTCGCCGAGCCCGGCGAGTCCGTCCTCGCCGATGCCGACCACGGTCAGCCAGGTCGAGTTGAGAGGGGCGCTGGCTGGGGTCGGGTCGGTCATTGCAGGCTCGGTCGGTCGGGGTGGATTGCTGGGTGGTACCGGAGTGGCCGCCCGCTGGCGCAGGCATTATAATCAATCTTTTGCTGAACATGCCTTCCTCTTCCCCCAGGCAGACCACCCTCGGCCATGGCTTGTTCGTCGGGATCCACCGCGACCCCGACCCCTCCCGTCTTGCCGCTCGATAGAGATTTGCGATGATCGAATACAACCGCGACGCCCACGACATCTACCGCCAGTCCTTCGCCATCATCCGTGCCGAGGCGAACCTGGCACGCATCCCCGATGACCTCGAAAAGGTCGCGGTGCGCGTGGTCCATGCGTGTGGCATGCCCGAGGTGGTCGAGGACCTGCTGTTCTCCGAGGGCGCCGGGGCCGCCGGGCGCGCCGCGCTCCAGGCCGGTGCGCCGATCCTCTGCGACAGCCGCATGGTCTCCGAGGGCATCACCCGGGCGCGGATGCCCGCCGACAACCCGATCATCTGCACCCTGCAGGATCCGCGCGTGCCGGAGCTGGCGCGCGAGCTGGGCAACACCCGCACCGCCGCCGCGCTGGAGCTGTGGCGCCCGCACCTGGAGGGGGCCGTGGTGGTGGTCGGCAACGCCCCGACGGCGCTGTTCCGTCTGTTCGAGATGCTCGATGCCGGTGCCCCGCGTCCGGCGCTGATCCTCGGCTTCCCGGTCGGCTTCATCGGTGCCGCCGAGTCCAAGGAGGCGCT
Coding sequences within:
- the metH gene encoding methionine synthase, whose product is MTDSNALIRERLERSILILDGAMGTMIQRHGLTEADYRGERFADWPCDLKGNNDLLVLTQPEVIVGIHRDYLEAGADIIETNTFNATSVAMADYGMEALAREINVEAARLARVAADACSTPERPRFVAGVLGPTNRTASISPDVNDPGKRNIDFDTLVAAYAESTRGLIEGGADLILIETIFDTLNAKAAVFAVRQVFDEDGVERPIMLSGTITDQSGRTLTGQTTEAFYNSLRHAEPLSVGLNCALGPSELRPYVEELSRIAECHVSAHPNAGLPNELGGYDLDPETMAGQVSEWARSGFLNIVGGCCGTTPDHIRAIAAAVAEVSPRQRPEIAPACRLSGLEPLNIGADALFVNVGERTNVTGSARFRRLIKEEDYDTALSVALEQVENGAQVIDVNMDEGLLDAVAAMRRFLNLVAAEPEIARVPVMVDSSKWEVIETGLKCVQGKPIVNSISLKEGEEKFLHQARLCRRYGAAVIVMAFDEVGQADTRARKVEICTRAYRLLTEQVGFPPEDIIFDPNIFAVATGIEEHDNYAVDFIEAVAEIKRTLPHAKISGGVSNVSFSFRGNNPVREAIHAVFLYHAIRAGMDMGIVNAGQLAIYDDLPEALREAVEDVVLNRGAEATERLLDIAPEYQAGGGGNGESRQQDQEWRSWPVEKRLEHALVKGITEYIDEDTEAARQALGRPLHVIEGPLMAGMNHVGDLFGAGKMFLPQVVKSARVMKKAVAYLFPFLEAERAASGSEQQNNGRILMATVKGDVHDIGKNIVGVVLQCNNYEVIDIGVMVPAETILQRAREEQVDIIGLSGLITPSLDEMVHVAKELERQGMEMPLLIGGATTSKLHTAIKIAPQREAPVIYVPDASRAVGVASNLLSEGQRAGYVTGIREEYAKVRADREGKRTVRKAMPIDAARANRPVFDWADYQPPRPALLDPDFVVPEGIDLRLERVGDGVIAVIEDYPLDDLVGCIDWTPFFKAWELAGKFPAILEDEIVGKEASELYAEALPFLDRLVRERWLRARCVFGLFPANAWGEDDIALYTDETRAEPQVVLHHLRQQMLRAQDGTQPNLCLSDYLAPRDSGRADYLGAFAVSTGHGIDAHLERFEADHDDYSAIMLKALADRLAEAFAERLHQLMRTRFWGYAPDEALDNDALIAERYRGIRPAPGYAACPDHTEKGTLWQLLEPERRIDLSLTENYAMWPTAAVSGWYLSHPESRYFGIGRVQKDQVEDYAARKGMTLAEAERWLSPVLGYDA
- the cobU gene encoding bifunctional adenosylcobinamide kinase/adenosylcobinamide-phosphate guanylyltransferase, translating into MPEMRPDHPIEPRTGAILVTGPARSGKSEWAERLARDSGLTVVYVATAALDPEDAEWCARIEAHRVRRPAEWLTCEAPSALVAALAEHDRTGHCLLVDSLGTWVANWLEAAEVEWAAEVERLLEQLGRTRAPVILVAEETGWGVIPAHPQGRLFRDRLGALTRRLGPRCAASYLVSAGHAVDLSRLGIPID
- a CDS encoding ABC transporter substrate-binding protein; translation: MRHIWVWCLPLVVLCWHPSLVAAPAPSVASTNLCADLLLLAVADPRQIRSVSVQSQRPGLPRAALAERYPGNRGRVEELLHLKPDVALVYSGWGGRRHAGLLAERGVRLIELPYPRDWDDSLETARTVAATIGRAAAGAALAVEARGRMRALAGRLAGRRALYLRPSGGSAGAGTYVDGLMRHLGLVNLAAEAGHRGWGRFPLERLVSDPPDLFLLGYFDRRQPPSASTYARHPLFREQLARIPAVRVPGDAWGCGGLELVAAAEAIVAAVEALPSSVGGGR